The Syntrophorhabdales bacterium genome includes a window with the following:
- a CDS encoding MFS transporter yields the protein MRRYLVFVTASLGLLMYTIDGTAVAVAFPSFIRDLHTDVLWAGWTMSMFSVGICMAMPLAGNLSDSFGRKKVFLVSLILFTASSLACGLAPNIHALIAFRLLQGIGGASFLPTASGMASDHFPESRQTVIGLFSSVFNVGSIIGPNLGGWIVSRYSWRYIFYINVPIGIGLMGLTMLLLKDAKIRSRPYVDVRGAVTMSGAILFLMFGLNLIGESFSAPFLLSAAVLILISLVLGKLFLSHEKNAARPILDLTLLQSRPFVAANLMNLVTGAAILALFAFIPLYATSVHGLSTLMSGIILTPRSLGTIAASATTSFLLRRWGYRWPMVWGLSIVSGATILLTPGLPLGGLRLDSAGALSFVVLIAGIGSGITTPAVNNACIELMPEKVATIVGLRGTFRIVGQALGISLITFILHLSLNPVTGFRITFIAFGLLLLSSLPLVFLMPSGKGERIQTAA from the coding sequence ATGCGTCGCTACCTCGTCTTTGTTACCGCGTCCCTGGGGCTGCTCATGTACACCATCGACGGCACTGCAGTGGCGGTTGCCTTCCCCAGCTTCATACGCGACCTGCATACCGATGTGCTGTGGGCAGGCTGGACCATGTCCATGTTTTCTGTAGGCATATGCATGGCCATGCCGCTTGCAGGAAATTTGAGTGACAGCTTTGGCCGCAAAAAAGTGTTTCTCGTTTCCCTTATTCTTTTCACCGCCAGTTCTCTCGCCTGCGGTCTTGCACCTAACATCCATGCGTTGATCGCATTCAGGCTCCTGCAGGGCATTGGAGGAGCGAGTTTCCTTCCCACCGCATCAGGGATGGCAAGTGACCATTTTCCCGAAAGCCGGCAAACAGTCATCGGCCTTTTCAGCAGCGTCTTCAATGTGGGGAGCATCATCGGACCGAATCTGGGCGGATGGATTGTGAGTCGATACTCCTGGCGCTACATCTTCTACATCAACGTGCCTATCGGTATAGGGTTGATGGGATTGACAATGCTCCTCCTTAAGGATGCAAAGATCCGTTCCCGACCTTACGTAGATGTACGTGGTGCAGTCACAATGAGCGGTGCGATACTCTTTCTTATGTTCGGGCTGAATCTCATTGGCGAGAGCTTTTCCGCTCCTTTTCTTCTCAGCGCCGCAGTTCTCATACTCATTAGCCTTGTCCTGGGTAAGCTCTTCCTGAGTCACGAGAAGAACGCCGCCAGACCCATCCTCGATCTCACCCTCCTGCAATCGAGGCCCTTCGTGGCGGCAAACCTCATGAATCTCGTCACCGGTGCCGCCATTCTCGCACTCTTCGCCTTCATACCCCTGTACGCCACCTCCGTGCATGGGCTCTCGACACTGATGAGCGGCATCATACTGACGCCCCGGTCGCTCGGGACCATTGCAGCGTCAGCCACGACGAGTTTTCTGCTCAGACGCTGGGGGTACCGCTGGCCCATGGTGTGGGGACTGAGCATCGTCTCCGGCGCAACGATCCTTTTGACGCCGGGACTCCCCCTCGGGGGACTTCGCCTTGACAGCGCAGGCGCACTCTCGTTCGTAGTCCTGATTGCAGGCATCGGCTCCGGCATTACGACTCCCGCGGTAAACAACGCCTGCATTGAATTGATGCCCGAAAAAGTAGCCACGATTGTGGGGCTCAGGGGCACGTTCAGGATAGTCGGCCAGGCGCTCGGCATCTCGCTCATCACCTTTATTCTTCATCTGAGCCTGAATCCTGTTACCGGGTTCAGAATCACCTTCATCGCCTTTGGCCTCCTCCTTCTGTCGTCGCTGCCTCTTGTGTTTCTTATGCCCAGCGGGAAGGGAGAACGGATACAAACGGCAGCTTGA
- a CDS encoding multidrug efflux RND transporter permease subunit, translated as MSRFFINRPIVAMVISVMFIILGLVAMAQLPVAQFPDIVPPEVQILTTYTGADAETVEQSVATPIEQQISGVDNMNYMYSVNASNGSMRIFVNFDVKTDSNVDLMLTQIRQGLAQPQLPADVRNYGITMQKSRASPLMLIGLYSPKGTYDSTFLANYANINLIDPLLRVPGIAIVNVFGSGPYAIRIWVKPDTLGKLGITVPDIVSAVQRQNTVNPAGQIGSEPVPRGQEFTYTVRTRGRLVSPEQFENIVVRANPDGSLVRLKDVARIELGSQTYNMVGRIDGEPAGIMAVYQLPATNAIATVEGARRVMEEAKKRFPADVDYAIALDTTRSVSEGIHEILITLLEALALVIIVVFIFLQGWRATLIPTVAVPVSLIGTFAVFPLLGFSINTLSLFGLVLAIGLVVDDAIIVVEAVERHMEEGLSPKEASLKAMSEVAGPVMAIALILTAVFVPTIFIPGITGRLYQQFAVTIAISVLISAFNALTLSPALCALILKPRTHTRRPLSRFFDSFDRLFRRASEGYVALCARLIRKSVLSLLFLGVIALLAGVLGKGIPHGFLPEEDQGYIFVNLALPDAASLQRTEDVCRQVEGILKKTPGVEHFQTVAGISLLSVAQNTYSAFFFVTLKEWRERKKPEERYDAIMAHLNRELSKLPQATAFAFSPPAIQGIGLAGGATVVLEDRGGKSITFLAENLNKFVEAVRKRPEIERATTTFVPGVPQLYLDIDVDRVLAQHVDIAHVYQTLQAFMGGYFINYFNRFGRQWQVYVQAEGKYRTKPEDVNQFYVVNDKGNPVPLAALTRIESRPGPEFTMRYNLYRSAQINVAGKPGYSSGQVMQALEEVFKQTMPPEMGIDYIGMSYQEKKAQEGVPAMVIFGFSLLCVFLILAAQYESWSLPLSVLLCTPVAVFGAFAALSLRGLENNVYAQIGLIVLIGLGAKNAILIVEFAKTRYDRGKAVEEAALEGARLRLRPILMTSFAFLLGVLPLAFSSGSGAIARRVMGTAVMGGTAAASVIAVFLIPVTFYVVQKMSRRRRRRQHFTEEEGSDA; from the coding sequence GTGTCAAGATTTTTCATAAACCGTCCCATAGTCGCCATGGTGATCTCCGTCATGTTCATCATCCTCGGACTTGTCGCCATGGCACAGTTGCCTGTAGCTCAGTTTCCGGACATCGTGCCTCCCGAAGTGCAGATCCTCACGACGTACACCGGTGCAGACGCGGAGACAGTGGAACAATCGGTGGCAACACCTATCGAACAGCAGATCAGCGGCGTTGACAACATGAACTACATGTATTCGGTTAACGCGAGTAACGGCTCCATGCGCATCTTCGTCAATTTCGATGTGAAGACTGACTCAAATGTTGACCTGATGCTGACCCAGATCCGCCAGGGACTTGCACAGCCTCAGCTTCCGGCCGACGTAAGAAACTACGGCATCACCATGCAGAAATCCCGGGCCTCGCCGCTCATGCTCATAGGGCTCTATTCGCCCAAGGGCACGTACGATTCGACGTTTCTCGCCAATTACGCAAACATCAACCTGATCGATCCACTTCTGCGGGTACCCGGTATTGCCATCGTCAACGTTTTCGGCTCGGGTCCCTATGCTATAAGGATCTGGGTAAAACCTGACACGTTGGGTAAACTCGGCATCACTGTTCCGGACATCGTCAGCGCCGTACAGAGGCAGAATACGGTGAATCCCGCCGGGCAGATAGGCAGCGAGCCTGTGCCGCGAGGTCAGGAATTCACCTACACGGTCCGCACGCGGGGCCGTCTGGTTTCCCCCGAACAATTCGAAAATATAGTTGTGCGCGCGAACCCCGACGGTTCACTCGTGCGTCTCAAGGATGTGGCGCGCATCGAACTGGGATCGCAGACCTACAACATGGTAGGAAGAATCGACGGGGAACCTGCGGGAATAATGGCGGTGTATCAGTTGCCGGCCACCAATGCGATCGCCACGGTGGAGGGCGCGAGACGAGTGATGGAAGAGGCGAAGAAGCGTTTTCCAGCGGACGTGGATTACGCAATTGCTCTCGATACTACACGCTCGGTCAGTGAAGGGATACACGAAATCCTCATCACGCTTCTGGAGGCGCTGGCACTGGTGATTATCGTCGTTTTCATATTTCTCCAGGGCTGGAGGGCCACGCTTATCCCGACGGTCGCAGTGCCGGTTTCTCTCATAGGCACATTCGCCGTTTTTCCACTGCTCGGGTTCTCGATCAACACCCTCTCCCTTTTTGGTCTGGTGCTGGCAATAGGTCTTGTCGTGGACGACGCGATCATTGTTGTGGAGGCGGTTGAGCGCCATATGGAAGAAGGACTTTCGCCGAAAGAAGCATCGTTGAAAGCGATGAGCGAGGTCGCCGGCCCTGTTATGGCTATTGCTCTAATCCTCACTGCCGTCTTTGTTCCTACCATCTTCATCCCCGGGATCACGGGGCGGCTCTACCAACAATTCGCGGTGACCATCGCCATCTCGGTGTTGATTTCTGCTTTCAACGCACTTACTCTCAGCCCTGCTTTGTGTGCCCTCATCCTGAAGCCGCGCACACATACACGGAGGCCTCTCAGCCGCTTTTTTGATTCATTCGATCGTCTTTTTAGGCGCGCATCCGAAGGCTACGTGGCACTATGTGCAAGGCTCATCCGGAAAAGCGTCCTGAGTCTTCTCTTTCTCGGTGTGATTGCGTTGCTCGCAGGAGTACTAGGCAAAGGGATACCCCACGGCTTCCTGCCCGAGGAGGACCAGGGCTATATCTTTGTCAACCTCGCCTTGCCTGACGCGGCATCTCTCCAGCGTACCGAGGACGTGTGCAGACAGGTGGAAGGTATCCTCAAGAAAACTCCTGGCGTTGAACACTTCCAGACGGTCGCGGGCATCAGCCTGTTGAGTGTCGCGCAGAACACGTATAGTGCCTTCTTCTTCGTCACCCTCAAGGAATGGAGGGAGCGAAAGAAGCCGGAGGAGCGCTACGACGCCATCATGGCGCATCTGAACCGTGAACTCTCGAAGCTTCCGCAGGCCACCGCGTTCGCTTTCTCTCCGCCCGCCATACAGGGCATCGGGCTTGCGGGCGGAGCCACCGTGGTGCTGGAGGATCGGGGGGGAAAGAGCATTACCTTTCTTGCAGAGAATCTCAACAAGTTCGTCGAGGCGGTGCGCAAGCGTCCTGAGATAGAGCGGGCAACAACTACGTTTGTCCCGGGTGTCCCTCAGCTCTACCTTGATATCGATGTTGACAGGGTGCTGGCACAGCACGTAGATATTGCCCATGTTTATCAGACGCTTCAGGCCTTCATGGGAGGCTACTTCATCAATTACTTCAACCGGTTCGGGCGTCAATGGCAGGTCTATGTGCAGGCAGAAGGAAAATACCGCACCAAGCCTGAGGACGTGAATCAATTCTACGTGGTCAATGATAAGGGGAACCCGGTCCCGCTTGCTGCACTGACGCGTATCGAATCACGGCCCGGTCCCGAGTTCACCATGCGCTACAACCTCTACCGGTCGGCGCAGATCAATGTCGCAGGAAAGCCGGGCTACAGTTCCGGCCAGGTAATGCAGGCCCTGGAGGAGGTATTCAAACAGACCATGCCACCGGAAATGGGTATCGATTACATCGGCATGAGTTACCAGGAAAAGAAAGCGCAGGAGGGAGTACCCGCCATGGTTATCTTCGGTTTCTCGCTCCTCTGTGTCTTTCTTATCCTTGCCGCACAGTACGAGAGCTGGTCTCTACCGCTCTCCGTGCTCCTCTGCACGCCTGTTGCAGTCTTCGGTGCATTTGCTGCCCTGAGCCTTCGGGGGCTCGAGAACAACGTGTACGCACAGATAGGACTTATTGTGCTCATAGGTCTGGGGGCAAAGAACGCAATCTTGATCGTTGAATTCGCGAAGACGCGCTATGATCGTGGAAAGGCAGTGGAAGAAGCGGCGCTCGAAGGCGCGCGCCTTCGTCTGAGACCCATTCTTATGACCTCCTTTGCCTTCCTGCTTGGAGTGCTTCCCCTCGCCTTTTCCTCCGGATCGGGAGCCATAGCACGACGGGTGATGGGTACTGCGGTCATGGGCGGAACGGCCGCCGCATCGGTCATTGCTGTTTTTCTTATCCCTGTAACTTTTTATGTGGTGCAGAAAATGAGTCGGCGAAGACGGAGACGACAGCATTTCACAGAGGAGGAGGGATCCGATGCATAG
- a CDS encoding tripartite tricarboxylate transporter substrate binding protein: MKDFCRAYPVLWKSIALAIALTVFPISAIHAQETFPGKPIYVVVPYAPGGGVDIVTRLVSHKMGEKLKQPIIVDNRPGAATNIGMDIVARSKSDGYTLLTASNTLACNPALFSNMTFDPARDLIPIGKIAYAPLVVVVPENSQFRTLQDMIAFGKANPDKLTYGSAGNGSSGHLASELLKSEAGFDALHIPYKGGAPAINDLLGERISFMCINPLEVVSHIKAKKLRPIAAMDKQTISLFPSVPTVTSLRLPGSSASVWWGLVGPKGMSPEIIAKLNSALRSALADPAVVAKMGEMGATVTPSSADEFGVFIKSETVKWSTVIKKANIKAD; the protein is encoded by the coding sequence ATGAAAGATTTTTGTAGAGCGTATCCCGTTTTGTGGAAGAGTATCGCACTGGCAATAGCGCTCACGGTGTTCCCTATTTCTGCAATTCACGCACAGGAAACCTTTCCAGGTAAACCGATTTATGTTGTTGTTCCCTATGCGCCCGGCGGTGGAGTCGATATTGTCACTCGACTTGTAAGTCACAAAATGGGCGAGAAACTTAAACAACCTATCATCGTAGATAACCGTCCGGGTGCCGCCACTAATATAGGCATGGATATAGTGGCTCGATCGAAATCGGACGGGTACACGTTGTTGACCGCATCCAACACCTTGGCGTGCAATCCGGCGCTGTTTAGCAATATGACTTTTGACCCGGCACGTGATTTGATACCTATCGGCAAAATCGCATACGCTCCCCTGGTCGTTGTGGTGCCTGAGAACTCCCAATTCAGAACCTTGCAGGACATGATTGCCTTCGGAAAGGCGAATCCCGACAAACTGACTTACGGATCAGCCGGCAACGGAAGCTCGGGCCATCTCGCCAGTGAATTACTAAAATCAGAGGCAGGTTTTGATGCCCTGCATATTCCCTATAAAGGTGGTGCCCCCGCAATTAACGATCTTCTTGGCGAGCGAATCTCCTTCATGTGCATAAATCCTCTTGAAGTTGTTTCGCATATCAAGGCTAAGAAATTGCGACCTATCGCAGCAATGGACAAGCAGACGATATCTCTGTTTCCATCTGTACCGACCGTAACTTCTTTGCGCTTGCCAGGAAGTTCTGCATCGGTGTGGTGGGGTCTGGTTGGCCCGAAGGGCATGTCCCCGGAGATCATTGCCAAATTGAATAGTGCGCTTCGATCCGCCCTTGCAGACCCCGCGGTTGTCGCAAAAATGGGCGAAATGGGCGCGACGGTCACGCCGAGCAGCGCGGATGAATTTGGTGTGTTCATTAAGTCTGAAACCGTAAAATGGTCAACAGTCATCAAGAAAGCCAATATCAAGGCAGATTAA
- a CDS encoding efflux RND transporter periplasmic adaptor subunit encodes MRIESDRASKRCINVFFAVFAVLVLVLAAGCSRQRAGSAAVPPLVDVMEVIMRDVPVYTEWTASTDGLVNTTIRAQVQGYLISRDYQEGDFVSKGQVLFQIDPRPFQTALEQAKGNLGEQRARWRNAKANLDRLQSLIDDEAISKKDLDDATGAEESTRSAMVAAQAAVDKATIDLGFARITSPISGIAGIARAQVGNLVGPGSIEELTTVSTVDPIKVYISMAEYQYLKYMHEGGLHQEAVSLQLILSDGSVHPHKGRFAFADRQVDMSTGTIKVAALFPNPGNILRPGQFARVRAETQVKKSAFLVPQRAVTELQGSYQVAVVGSDNKVDIRRVKVAERIDNFWVIDEGVHKGDRIIVEGLQKARQGALVTVRPFTARQVSADGGATAGREDKAAGK; translated from the coding sequence ATGCGGATTGAGTCAGACAGGGCGAGTAAACGTTGCATAAATGTTTTTTTCGCCGTTTTTGCAGTTCTGGTACTTGTCCTTGCCGCTGGCTGCAGCAGGCAGCGGGCCGGTAGTGCCGCTGTGCCTCCATTGGTGGATGTGATGGAGGTTATCATGCGCGATGTTCCGGTGTATACCGAGTGGACCGCAAGCACCGACGGCCTCGTGAATACCACCATACGGGCTCAGGTCCAGGGCTACCTCATCTCCCGGGATTACCAGGAAGGCGATTTCGTAAGCAAGGGACAGGTCCTCTTCCAGATCGACCCCCGCCCCTTTCAAACTGCGCTTGAACAGGCGAAGGGAAACCTGGGCGAGCAACGAGCGCGCTGGCGAAATGCGAAGGCAAACCTCGACCGCCTGCAATCACTAATCGACGATGAGGCGATTAGCAAGAAGGACCTCGACGATGCAACAGGCGCTGAAGAGTCAACCCGCTCCGCCATGGTGGCGGCCCAGGCAGCAGTCGATAAGGCCACTATTGATCTGGGTTTCGCCAGGATAACCTCACCCATCTCAGGCATAGCCGGCATCGCCAGAGCTCAAGTCGGGAACCTCGTCGGACCGGGCTCCATAGAGGAACTTACCACCGTTTCCACCGTCGACCCCATAAAAGTCTACATATCCATGGCCGAATACCAGTACCTGAAATACATGCACGAAGGCGGCTTGCACCAGGAAGCCGTATCTCTCCAACTCATTCTCTCTGACGGGAGCGTTCATCCACACAAAGGGAGGTTTGCTTTTGCCGATCGACAGGTTGACATGAGCACAGGCACAATCAAGGTGGCCGCTCTTTTTCCCAATCCAGGCAACATCCTGCGTCCCGGGCAATTCGCGAGGGTGCGGGCAGAGACACAGGTGAAGAAGTCTGCATTCCTCGTTCCGCAGCGCGCGGTCACTGAACTGCAGGGGAGCTATCAGGTGGCTGTGGTGGGCTCAGACAACAAAGTGGACATCAGGCGCGTCAAAGTAGCCGAACGGATTGATAACTTCTGGGTAATCGACGAAGGTGTGCATAAGGGCGATCGCATAATAGTGGAGGGGCTCCAGAAAGCGCGGCAGGGAGCGCTTGTGACGGTGAGGCCTTTTACAGCGCGGCAGGTGTCCGCCGATGGTGGGGCAACTGCCGGACGTGAAGACAAGGCAGCAGGTAAGTGA
- a CDS encoding ABC transporter substrate-binding protein, with translation MRPIVLLIAVVTALSAGYASTTAMPSAELRQVLAPTGKLRAGLYPGTPTSYIRDNPAVEPKGVGYELGKELAKRLGVPYEPVVFSKNAEVLEAVKAGKVDVAFTNATAARAKDMDFTPPYLDIELGYLVSKGSRVTRMADIDQPGIRVGVTEHSSSDAALSRDLKNATVVRSSTVKSGIEMLAQYQIDAYATNKPTLFEMADALPGSRVLDGSWGLERQSIAIPKGRDAGIGFLRTFVADAKAEGLVKAAVQRAGLRGAVELQ, from the coding sequence TTGAGACCGATCGTCCTGCTGATAGCCGTCGTCACGGCGCTTTCAGCCGGCTACGCGAGTACCACCGCAATGCCAAGCGCAGAGCTGCGTCAGGTTCTGGCTCCGACCGGGAAGCTGCGCGCCGGACTCTATCCTGGTACGCCCACTTCCTATATCCGCGATAATCCAGCCGTCGAACCCAAGGGGGTAGGGTATGAACTCGGCAAGGAACTGGCCAAACGCCTTGGAGTGCCTTACGAGCCGGTTGTGTTTTCAAAAAATGCTGAGGTGCTCGAGGCCGTGAAGGCGGGCAAGGTAGATGTTGCCTTTACCAACGCCACAGCCGCGCGTGCGAAAGATATGGACTTTACACCGCCGTATCTTGATATCGAACTTGGCTACCTCGTGTCAAAAGGGTCCAGGGTGACACGTATGGCTGATATTGATCAGCCAGGGATTCGCGTGGGTGTCACTGAGCACAGCTCGTCGGACGCCGCACTCTCTCGCGACCTGAAGAATGCCACCGTGGTCCGATCAAGCACCGTGAAGAGCGGCATTGAAATGCTCGCGCAGTATCAGATTGATGCTTACGCCACCAACAAACCCACACTGTTCGAAATGGCCGATGCTTTGCCAGGCAGCAGAGTGCTAGATGGCAGCTGGGGCCTTGAGCGTCAATCCATTGCGATCCCGAAAGGACGTGATGCCGGTATAGGTTTCTTACGCACGTTTGTCGCAGATGCAAAGGCCGAGGGTCTGGTAAAAGCCGCCGTCCAGAGGGCCGGATTACGGGGCGCCGTGGAGTTGCAATAA
- a CDS encoding GntR family transcriptional regulator: MKERKHVASTTTSKYGSVTSPIKYQTLNDIAYENIRERITNLTIRPGEQLVEQRLAEDLGISKSPIREAFRQLEKTGLVYLVPHKGCFVSPLSLNEFKEALQFREILEVHSLSVGLPHYSDQDVLDIQKAERAAERKLAQGNKEAASEFHLKVHTLIVEKAGNSLVEKAYKELLEFTLRRYVVLALRQSSSIAETWADEHHRALFHAIEKRDVGLAAKALQKHLRSIGEQRTMLDTIKRYSAHR, encoded by the coding sequence ATGAAAGAGCGAAAACACGTAGCGAGTACAACAACCTCAAAATATGGAAGTGTCACAAGTCCCATCAAATACCAGACGCTTAACGATATCGCATACGAGAACATCAGAGAGCGGATTACAAATTTAACGATTCGACCGGGAGAACAACTGGTAGAACAAAGACTGGCTGAAGATCTGGGCATCAGCAAATCGCCGATACGCGAAGCCTTCAGGCAACTCGAGAAGACGGGACTTGTCTATCTTGTTCCTCATAAAGGGTGCTTCGTTTCCCCTTTGAGTCTTAACGAGTTCAAGGAGGCACTTCAGTTCAGAGAGATTCTTGAGGTGCACTCCCTTTCTGTCGGCCTGCCACACTATTCCGACCAGGATGTGCTGGATATCCAGAAAGCGGAACGAGCGGCGGAAAGGAAACTTGCCCAGGGGAATAAAGAGGCAGCCTCGGAGTTTCATCTAAAAGTGCATACGTTGATCGTCGAGAAAGCGGGCAATTCATTAGTTGAGAAGGCTTACAAGGAATTGCTCGAGTTCACCCTCAGGCGGTATGTTGTCCTTGCCCTGAGGCAGTCCTCATCCATAGCTGAAACCTGGGCTGACGAACATCACCGGGCACTGTTTCATGCGATTGAGAAACGAGACGTGGGTCTTGCAGCTAAGGCACTGCAGAAACACCTACGGAGTATCGGCGAACAGCGAACTATGCTCGATACGATTAAGCGCTATAGCGCTCACAGGTAA
- a CDS encoding PEGA domain-containing protein yields MKVLFLLLALATLAACGMITHGTSQNIACATSPAGARVRAADGTECTTPCALTLKRKKDDLLTIEKEGYETVNLPVRSVVSGATAGNILMPGGLICWAIDHISGAEGRLVPERVSIDLKPAPPRAQPFVGEAGDDAPL; encoded by the coding sequence ATGAAAGTTTTGTTTTTGCTTTTGGCGCTGGCTACCCTGGCAGCCTGCGGGATGATAACGCACGGGACCTCCCAGAACATAGCCTGCGCGACCAGCCCGGCTGGGGCGCGAGTCAGGGCGGCGGACGGCACCGAGTGCACTACCCCGTGCGCACTCACGCTCAAACGCAAGAAAGATGATCTCCTCACTATCGAAAAAGAGGGCTACGAAACGGTCAACCTGCCGGTCCGGTCCGTTGTGTCCGGGGCCACGGCAGGAAATATATTGATGCCCGGGGGCCTGATCTGCTGGGCGATTGACCACATCTCCGGAGCCGAGGGCCGTCTTGTCCCCGAACGCGTCAGCATAGACCTCAAACCTGCCCCTCCAAGGGCTCAACCATTCGTGGGAGAGGCAGGAGATGACGCTCCTTTGTGA
- a CDS encoding efflux transporter outer membrane subunit has protein sequence MHRCVFPLLLLVVLSSCMVGPDYRRPSIEAPANWRFEDAQALDNVVNTQWWRQFGDPVLDSLIEAALKENKDVMIAAARVEEFAGRYAFVRSAQFPQVGAAGSYQRTRDSSYMNPPLPSTAQNPFDMYQTLLTASWEIDIWGKLRRATEAAKADLLSTEEGRRTVILTVVTAVAVSYTDLLGLDKQMDVAERTLESREHTLRLFRSRFEKGLVSKLDLSQVESEYNAALATVPLLRKLIGQQENALSILLGRNPGPIPRGRSLDALNLPAVPAGLPSQLLERRPDIRQAEQDLVAANAQIGVAKAQYFPSISLTGFYGVQSADLSQLFTGSAKTWSYALPATVPIFTAGGIAGTVKASEAVQKQTLIRYEQVIQQAFREVEDGLIDQSESREQLRAQGARVKSLQDYARLAKRRYNTGYTSYIEVLDAERSLFVAELNYAETQTTLFRALVNLYKSMGGGWVTEAEVQAAQ, from the coding sequence ATGCATAGGTGCGTCTTCCCTCTTCTGCTCTTGGTTGTCCTCTCCTCATGCATGGTCGGTCCCGATTACCGGAGGCCATCAATCGAGGCCCCGGCGAACTGGCGTTTTGAAGACGCACAGGCGCTCGACAATGTAGTCAACACGCAATGGTGGCGGCAATTCGGTGACCCCGTGCTCGATTCTCTCATCGAAGCTGCTCTCAAAGAAAACAAGGATGTCATGATTGCCGCTGCCCGCGTCGAGGAATTTGCAGGCCGCTACGCTTTTGTCAGGTCTGCGCAATTTCCGCAGGTAGGCGCAGCCGGCAGTTATCAGCGAACAAGGGATTCAAGTTATATGAATCCTCCATTGCCGTCGACAGCGCAGAACCCTTTCGACATGTACCAGACATTGCTTACCGCGAGCTGGGAAATCGACATCTGGGGCAAGCTGCGAAGGGCCACAGAAGCAGCGAAAGCTGATCTTCTCTCTACGGAGGAAGGTCGGCGAACGGTCATACTGACCGTAGTCACGGCTGTGGCTGTTTCTTACACGGACCTGCTGGGTCTTGACAAGCAAATGGATGTGGCCGAGCGGACGCTGGAAAGCCGCGAGCACACCCTGCGCCTATTCAGGTCTCGGTTCGAGAAGGGTCTGGTGTCAAAGCTGGATCTCAGTCAGGTTGAATCGGAATACAATGCAGCATTGGCTACCGTGCCCTTGCTTCGGAAACTCATCGGCCAGCAGGAGAACGCCCTGAGCATACTGCTTGGCCGTAATCCCGGTCCCATTCCCCGAGGAAGATCGCTGGATGCCCTCAACCTTCCGGCAGTGCCTGCAGGACTTCCCTCGCAGCTTCTCGAACGACGGCCGGATATCCGCCAGGCTGAGCAGGACCTCGTAGCCGCGAATGCGCAAATCGGGGTCGCAAAGGCCCAATACTTCCCTTCGATTTCGCTTACCGGATTCTATGGAGTACAAAGCGCGGATCTCTCCCAGTTGTTTACCGGATCGGCCAAAACCTGGTCGTACGCCCTCCCCGCGACCGTTCCCATATTTACTGCAGGCGGCATCGCCGGCACGGTTAAGGCAAGCGAAGCTGTTCAGAAACAAACACTCATCCGGTATGAACAGGTTATCCAGCAGGCATTCAGAGAAGTGGAGGACGGTCTCATCGACCAGTCAGAGTCGAGAGAACAGCTTCGTGCACAGGGTGCGCGGGTCAAGTCACTTCAGGACTACGCGCGTCTCGCGAAGCGGCGTTACAACACCGGCTATACGAGCTACATCGAGGTTCTTGATGCGGAAAGGAGCCTTTTTGTCGCGGAATTGAATTACGCCGAGACGCAGACCACGCTCTTCCGCGCCCTTGTAAACCTCTACAAATCGATGGGCGGAGGATGGGTCACGGAGGCGGAGGTTCAGGCAGCGCAATAG
- a CDS encoding TetR/AcrR family transcriptional regulator, which yields MSRHSQNARETIIDAAEDVVLESGARHLTLDAVAARAHVSKGGLLYHFPNKEALLHGMLDRRVARLEESRQQKLALLPREARSVIIAHVRSQLERDERTNKLAVAFLAAVAHDPQLLVPYQKEQKKVVDQFCQTGLSFERAAAIMLAVQGLKFLELFSLLPFTAQERRRIIEEIIGLSEGKKKHTLL from the coding sequence TTGAGTCGTCATTCACAGAATGCGAGAGAAACAATAATTGACGCTGCCGAGGATGTGGTCCTTGAGTCGGGAGCACGTCATCTCACACTGGATGCTGTCGCGGCAAGGGCGCACGTGAGCAAGGGCGGTCTTCTTTACCATTTCCCGAACAAAGAGGCATTACTTCACGGAATGCTTGATCGGCGCGTAGCTCGACTGGAGGAGAGCAGACAACAGAAACTTGCTCTCTTGCCGCGAGAGGCAAGAAGCGTGATCATCGCGCACGTGCGCTCTCAACTTGAGAGAGACGAGAGAACGAATAAATTAGCTGTCGCTTTTTTGGCCGCGGTTGCTCATGATCCGCAACTCCTTGTTCCATACCAAAAAGAACAAAAAAAAGTAGTCGACCAATTCTGTCAAACAGGCCTGAGTTTCGAGAGGGCCGCAGCGATCATGCTTGCGGTGCAAGGCCTCAAGTTCCTGGAGCTTTTCTCGCTACTTCCCTTTACGGCTCAAGAGCGAAGAAGAATTATAGAGGAAATTATTGGCCTGTCGGAAGGGAAAAAGAAACATACTTTGCTTTGA